One Pontibacter deserti genomic region harbors:
- the folE gene encoding GTP cyclohydrolase I FolE, translated as MKPKETLLNIMDNQDLENDKEAMDDHVMSSLETPLRPDAFNLTDQEKITIIEEHFREIMHTLGLDLTDDSLKGTPRRVAKMYVKEIFHGLNPDNKPDIRRFENKYKYNRMLVERDITLYSSCEHHFVPIIGKAHVAYIPGEHVIGLSKLNRIVQYYARRPQVQERMTMQIANELKQALQTEDVAVLIEADHLCVMSRGVNDVTSSTITAEYSGLFQEEQFRSEFLSHIRKK; from the coding sequence ATGAAACCGAAAGAAACTTTGTTGAATATAATGGATAACCAGGACCTGGAGAACGACAAAGAAGCCATGGACGATCACGTGATGAGCTCGTTGGAGACACCACTCCGACCTGATGCTTTTAACCTGACAGATCAGGAGAAGATAACTATCATTGAAGAGCATTTTAGAGAGATCATGCACACGTTAGGCCTGGACCTGACCGATGATAGCCTGAAAGGTACACCACGCCGTGTAGCGAAAATGTATGTAAAAGAGATTTTCCACGGCTTAAACCCAGACAATAAACCGGATATCCGTAGGTTCGAGAATAAATACAAGTACAACCGCATGCTGGTTGAGCGCGACATTACACTTTATTCTTCCTGCGAACACCACTTTGTACCTATTATTGGCAAAGCGCATGTGGCCTACATACCCGGTGAGCATGTTATCGGCCTATCTAAACTGAACCGAATTGTGCAGTACTATGCCCGTCGCCCGCAGGTGCAGGAGCGTATGACAATGCAGATAGCTAACGAACTGAAACAGGCTTTGCAAACAGAAGACGTAGCTGTACTGATTGAAGCTGACCACCTTTGTGTAATGAGCCGTGGAGTAAATGATGTTACCAGCAGCACAATTACAGCAGAGTATAGTGGCCTGTTTCAGGAAGAACAGTTTCGCAGTGAGTTTCTCTCCCACATCCGTAAAAAGTAA
- a CDS encoding 6-pyruvoyl trahydropterin synthase family protein, producing MTVTVCRKEHFNAAHRLYNASWSDEQNAAVFDKCSNPNYHGHNYELIVKLTGPVNAETGYVYDLKQLSELLKQEVIARFDHKNLNLDTEEFKDLNPTAENIAIVIWNILRPQISENYALGITLYETERNFVEYNG from the coding sequence ATGACAGTAACTGTTTGCCGAAAAGAACATTTTAACGCAGCGCATCGCTTGTACAACGCCAGTTGGAGCGACGAACAGAACGCAGCTGTATTTGACAAATGCAGCAATCCGAACTACCACGGCCACAACTATGAACTAATTGTGAAGCTGACCGGGCCTGTAAATGCAGAGACCGGCTATGTATATGATCTGAAACAGCTAAGCGAACTTCTGAAGCAGGAAGTGATAGCACGTTTTGATCATAAGAACCTGAACCTGGATACCGAAGAATTTAAAGACTTAAACCCTACCGCTGAAAATATAGCTATTGTGATCTGGAACATACTCCGGCCACAGATTAGCGAGAACTATGCGTTAGGTATTACGCTATATGAAACCGAAAGAAACTTTGTTGAATATAATGGATAA
- a CDS encoding DNA repair ATPase, producing the protein MKLKALLLGLLCMAAGLCNAQSGKVEESEQTVNGMNRRGQQLTVQLDPAFVEKLWKNQLTEKAGKVKVKYTKGVYSLDGVVLDTIASTPMRIISTVASGPEGSQVWWSLDMGVAYVDKNATPKEYAAAEGFMMAFARKAYREDIFRQINQAEDVLKATKLEQDRVVKQANDIQAGIEKNKMRKQQLEAELVKNADELKQLEQNVQNNLKQQEASKLQVQEMEKAVEAVRAKLLQVK; encoded by the coding sequence ATGAAACTGAAAGCTTTACTACTGGGGCTGCTGTGTATGGCAGCTGGTTTGTGTAATGCCCAATCGGGTAAGGTAGAAGAGAGTGAGCAAACCGTGAACGGTATGAACAGACGAGGCCAGCAGCTGACTGTGCAGTTAGATCCTGCGTTTGTGGAGAAGCTCTGGAAAAACCAGCTAACAGAAAAAGCCGGCAAAGTGAAAGTAAAGTATACCAAAGGTGTTTACTCTTTGGATGGTGTAGTGCTGGATACAATTGCAAGCACCCCGATGCGTATTATTTCCACAGTAGCAAGCGGGCCTGAAGGGAGCCAGGTGTGGTGGTCGCTGGATATGGGTGTAGCCTATGTAGACAAGAATGCCACGCCTAAAGAGTATGCGGCGGCAGAAGGCTTTATGATGGCTTTTGCTCGCAAAGCATACCGCGAAGATATCTTCAGACAAATTAATCAGGCAGAAGATGTTCTGAAAGCTACGAAACTGGAGCAGGACCGCGTGGTGAAGCAGGCAAACGATATACAGGCTGGTATAGAGAAAAACAAAATGCGCAAACAGCAACTGGAAGCTGAACTGGTAAAGAATGCCGATGAGCTAAAGCAACTGGAGCAGAATGTGCAGAATAACTTAAAACAACAGGAAGCTAGTAAGCTGCAAGTACAGGAAATGGAGAAAGCTGTTGAAGCTGTTCGTGCAAAATTATTGCAAGTGAAGTAG
- a CDS encoding inorganic diphosphatase: MNTYRYTLFLLLLTLCLYSCQTDYAALPTYSGARQLQAVVETPAGSSHTMKYNPQLKEFENDKEAGKDRVINSLPYPGNYGFIPSTEVGSNGRGLSTFIIADRTETGTVMEVIPIATLMLEKANGDLYPVIISVPSRPSERLITATDYASLSKEYTSVKSILQQWFVSDAKPSRHKFISWKDEQFAEKEIQRWMKL, translated from the coding sequence ATGAATACATACCGTTATACTTTATTTCTGCTCCTTTTAACACTATGCCTGTACAGCTGCCAGACAGACTACGCAGCATTGCCTACTTATTCAGGAGCCAGGCAATTACAGGCTGTGGTAGAAACTCCGGCTGGTTCCAGCCATACTATGAAGTATAACCCTCAGCTAAAAGAATTTGAAAATGATAAAGAGGCAGGAAAAGACAGAGTCATAAACTCTTTGCCTTATCCGGGTAATTATGGGTTTATACCATCTACTGAAGTAGGGTCTAATGGCAGAGGACTTAGCACGTTTATAATTGCTGATCGCACAGAAACAGGCACCGTAATGGAAGTTATACCTATTGCAACCTTAATGTTAGAAAAGGCAAACGGTGACCTATATCCAGTTATCATTTCCGTACCATCTCGCCCAAGCGAACGCCTTATCACAGCCACCGATTACGCTAGTTTAAGTAAAGAATACACGTCAGTTAAAAGCATACTACAGCAGTGGTTTGTAAGTGATGCAAAGCCAAGCCGGCACAAGTTTATTAGCTGGAAAGATGAGCAGTTTGCAGAAAAGGAAATACAGCGCTGGATGAAGTTATAG
- the rplS gene encoding 50S ribosomal protein L19: MSELIKLIEQESTDIRAAFPAFQAGDTINIHVKIREGNKERIQQFQGVVIQRKNVNTNGETFTVRKISNQIGLERIFPLLSPSIEKIELVRKGKVRRARLYYLRGLSGKAARIKEKR, from the coding sequence ATGAGCGAATTAATTAAATTAATAGAGCAGGAATCTACTGACATACGTGCAGCTTTCCCTGCTTTCCAGGCGGGTGATACTATAAACATCCACGTTAAAATCCGTGAAGGTAACAAAGAGCGTATTCAGCAGTTCCAAGGCGTTGTTATTCAGCGTAAGAACGTTAATACAAACGGCGAAACTTTCACTGTAAGAAAAATATCTAACCAAATTGGTTTAGAGCGTATTTTCCCGCTTCTTTCTCCTTCTATTGAGAAAATTGAGCTTGTTAGAAAAGGTAAAGTAAGAAGAGCTAGATTGTACTATCTGAGAGGCTTGTCTGGTAAGGCAGCAAGAATCAAGGAGAAAAGATAA
- the trmD gene encoding tRNA (guanosine(37)-N1)-methyltransferase TrmD, whose product MRIDIISCQPDLLESPFSHSILKRAQQKGLVEVHVHDLRKYAINKYGQIDDYAFGGGAGMVMMIEPIDKCISELQADRTYDAIIYMTPDGQTLNQNIVNKFSLLHNIIILCGHYKGVDERVRQRFITHEISIGDYVLSGGELGAAVLADAIIRIIPGVLNDESSALTDSFQDGLLAPPVFTRPAEYKGMKVPDILLSGDGPKIEQWRFEQAIERTRQRRPDLLND is encoded by the coding sequence ATGCGTATTGATATTATCAGCTGCCAGCCAGACCTGCTGGAAAGCCCCTTTAGCCATTCTATACTTAAACGTGCGCAGCAAAAAGGCCTTGTAGAAGTACATGTGCACGACCTGCGTAAGTATGCCATAAACAAGTATGGCCAAATAGATGATTATGCTTTTGGTGGCGGGGCCGGCATGGTGATGATGATCGAACCGATTGACAAATGCATTTCTGAGTTACAAGCTGACCGCACGTACGATGCCATTATTTATATGACACCTGATGGGCAGACACTGAACCAGAATATAGTGAACAAGTTCTCGCTGCTGCACAACATTATTATACTTTGCGGACACTATAAAGGCGTAGATGAGCGCGTGCGTCAGCGGTTTATAACGCATGAGATCAGCATCGGGGATTATGTATTATCGGGCGGGGAACTTGGCGCTGCTGTATTGGCTGATGCCATTATCCGGATTATACCTGGCGTTCTGAACGATGAATCATCAGCACTGACAGATTCTTTCCAGGATGGATTGCTTGCGCCTCCGGTGTTTACCAGGCCTGCAGAATATAAAGGCATGAAGGTTCCTGATATACTTTTATCTGGTGATGGGCCTAAGATTGAGCAGTGGCGTTTTGAGCAAGCCATAGAACGCACCAGGCAGCGAAGGCCAGACCTGCTTAATGACTAA
- the rimM gene encoding ribosome maturation factor RimM (Essential for efficient processing of 16S rRNA) produces MNIDACFQLGYIVKTHGIKGQVVAFFDVDYPEDYEDLESVFLDQGGRLVPFFIDAMEPQQKGRFIIKFEDIKTLEQAEKLRNTALYLPLDELPELEEDQFYFHEVIGYTVVDENHGELGIVKEFYDLPQQQLMSMEYQNQEMLIPVIDEIFLHADHEAKKLHINLPEGLLEVYTQPSTPDDADDADEEK; encoded by the coding sequence ATGAATATTGATGCTTGTTTTCAGCTTGGATACATCGTTAAGACGCATGGCATAAAGGGGCAGGTTGTCGCGTTTTTTGACGTGGACTACCCTGAGGATTATGAAGATCTGGAATCAGTCTTTCTCGACCAAGGAGGAAGGCTGGTTCCATTTTTTATTGATGCCATGGAGCCGCAGCAAAAAGGCCGCTTCATTATCAAGTTTGAAGACATCAAAACCCTGGAGCAGGCTGAAAAGCTTCGCAATACTGCTTTATACTTACCACTGGATGAATTACCTGAGCTTGAAGAAGACCAGTTCTACTTTCATGAAGTGATAGGCTATACCGTAGTAGATGAAAACCACGGGGAGCTGGGCATTGTAAAGGAATTTTACGACCTGCCGCAACAGCAGCTGATGTCCATGGAGTACCAGAACCAGGAAATGCTTATACCTGTTATAGATGAGATCTTCCTGCATGCCGACCATGAAGCTAAAAAGCTGCATATAAACTTGCCGGAGGGATTACTTGAAGTTTATACTCAACCCAGCACTCCGGATGATGCCGATGACGCAGATGAGGAAAAGTAA
- a CDS encoding 30S ribosomal protein S16: MAVKIRLARRGRKKAAIYDIVVADARAPRDGKFIEKLGTYNPNTNPASIDFSDEKAFQWLMNGAQPTDTVKAMLSYRGILFKKHLQIGVNKGAITQETADARFEEWKNAKDAKIAGKVESLGSAKEAARKAALEAETKKKEARAEAIRQRDAEKAAANAPATEEEAPEAPAAEGESTEEQA, translated from the coding sequence ATGGCTGTTAAAATCAGACTGGCCCGCAGAGGCCGCAAAAAAGCCGCTATCTACGATATCGTAGTAGCTGACGCTCGTGCACCACGTGATGGTAAATTCATCGAGAAACTGGGTACTTACAACCCTAACACTAACCCTGCTTCTATCGATTTCAGCGATGAGAAGGCATTCCAGTGGTTGATGAACGGAGCGCAACCAACTGATACTGTAAAAGCAATGCTTTCTTACAGAGGTATCCTTTTCAAAAAACACCTGCAAATTGGTGTAAACAAAGGTGCTATCACTCAGGAAACTGCTGATGCTCGTTTCGAAGAGTGGAAGAACGCAAAAGATGCTAAGATTGCAGGTAAAGTTGAATCTTTAGGCTCTGCTAAAGAAGCTGCTCGTAAAGCTGCTCTTGAGGCTGAAACTAAGAAGAAAGAAGCTCGTGCAGAAGCTATCCGTCAGCGTGATGCTGAGAAGGCTGCTGCTAACGCACCTGCTACTGAAGAAGAAGCTCCTGAAGCACCAGCTGCTGAAGGCGAATCTACTGAAGAGCAAGCATAA
- a CDS encoding acyl-CoA desaturase, translated as MAILIFFLVHWYLSLFVQTFFLHRYAAHKMFTMNPFWEKAFYLLTYIAQGSSFLSPRAYAILHRMHHAFSDTERDPHSPHYSNNAFTMMWKTKNIYNDVLNNRVEPERRFDGNYPVWNFIEKVGDSYFSRIGWGVLYVLFYIQFAEFWWMYLLLPIHFLMGPVHGAIVNWSGHKYGYQNFDNNDKSRNSLFFDFLTGGELFQNNHHKLPNRVNFGVKWWEFDPTWPMIWTLDKLRIIKLKPVKVKA; from the coding sequence ATGGCTATCCTGATTTTCTTTTTAGTACATTGGTACTTGTCACTATTTGTGCAGACATTTTTCCTGCATCGCTATGCTGCACATAAAATGTTTACCATGAACCCATTTTGGGAGAAAGCATTTTACCTGCTTACTTACATTGCACAAGGCTCTTCTTTCCTGTCGCCGCGCGCCTATGCTATTTTGCACCGCATGCACCACGCCTTCTCAGATACAGAACGTGACCCGCACTCGCCGCATTATTCTAATAATGCGTTTACCATGATGTGGAAGACCAAAAATATCTACAACGATGTACTGAATAACCGTGTGGAGCCGGAGCGACGTTTTGACGGCAACTATCCGGTATGGAATTTTATTGAAAAAGTAGGTGATTCATACTTCTCCAGAATTGGCTGGGGTGTGTTGTATGTATTGTTCTATATCCAGTTTGCGGAGTTCTGGTGGATGTACCTGTTGTTGCCAATCCACTTCTTAATGGGCCCCGTACATGGTGCTATTGTAAACTGGAGCGGCCACAAGTATGGTTACCAGAACTTTGATAACAACGACAAGTCAAGAAACTCCTTGTTCTTCGACTTTTTAACTGGCGGAGAACTTTTCCAGAACAACCATCATAAACTGCCTAACCGTGTTAACTTTGGCGTAAAATGGTGGGAGTTTGATCCAACCTGGCCAATGATCTGGACGCTGGATAAGCTGAGAATTATAAAACTGAAGCCTGTAAAGGTGAAAGCATAA
- a CDS encoding RluA family pseudouridine synthase: MGVKELEILFEDNHVLVVNKPAGLLVHGDETGDITLADLAKDYIKQKYNKPGNVFIGVVHRLDRPVSGVVLLAKTSKALTRLNELFRSKKTRKIYWAVVLNRPPQESNTLVHWLVKDASKNVTKAYAKENQAGARSELNYKLLGTQQGKYLLEVNPITGRPHQIRVQLASMRCPIAGDLKYGAPQPLPDKSIALHARQLQFEHPTLKTTITVSAPLPNTAIWAPFAKYKL, translated from the coding sequence TTGGGAGTTAAAGAATTAGAAATCCTGTTTGAGGATAACCATGTGCTGGTGGTAAATAAACCTGCGGGCTTGCTGGTACACGGCGACGAAACAGGCGACATTACCTTGGCAGACCTGGCAAAAGATTATATTAAACAGAAGTATAACAAGCCAGGCAATGTGTTTATAGGTGTGGTACACCGCCTCGACAGGCCTGTTAGCGGAGTAGTGCTGTTGGCTAAAACGTCTAAGGCCCTAACCCGACTCAACGAACTTTTCAGGAGCAAGAAAACCAGAAAAATTTATTGGGCTGTTGTGCTTAACCGACCACCACAGGAAAGCAATACACTGGTGCACTGGCTTGTAAAAGATGCATCTAAAAACGTAACAAAAGCCTATGCTAAAGAAAACCAGGCAGGCGCACGTTCAGAGTTAAACTATAAATTACTGGGAACACAGCAAGGCAAATACTTACTGGAGGTAAACCCGATCACTGGTCGCCCGCACCAGATACGCGTACAACTGGCCAGCATGCGTTGCCCTATTGCCGGTGACCTGAAATATGGCGCACCCCAGCCACTGCCCGATAAAAGTATAGCGCTGCACGCCCGTCAGTTACAGTTCGAGCATCCTACTCTGAAAACAACTATAACTGTGAGTGCTCCTTTACCGAACACTGCCATCTGGGCACCTTTTGCCAAGTATAAATTATAA
- the panB gene encoding 3-methyl-2-oxobutanoate hydroxymethyltransferase, with protein MSVQKKSDVKVITTHQLQNMKERGEKISMLTAYDFSMASILDAAGVDVLLVGDSASNVMAGHETTLPITLDQMIYHAQSVVRAVKRAFVVVDMPFGSYQGNSSEALRSAIRIMKESGGHGVKLEGGAEIKESITRILSAGVPVMGHLGLTPQSIYKFGTYTVRAKEEAEAQKLIEDAQLLQELGCFAIVLEKIPSELAKRVAETLHIPIIGIGAGPHVDGQVLVVHDMLGITKEFKPRFLRRYADLHSIMTDAVQNYVKDVKNRDFPSEEEAY; from the coding sequence ATGTCTGTTCAGAAAAAAAGCGATGTAAAAGTGATCACCACGCACCAGTTGCAAAACATGAAGGAGCGCGGCGAAAAAATATCCATGCTCACAGCCTACGATTTTTCAATGGCTTCTATCCTGGATGCGGCAGGTGTAGATGTGCTGCTGGTTGGTGATTCGGCATCAAATGTAATGGCAGGGCATGAAACCACCCTACCAATTACACTGGACCAGATGATATATCATGCACAATCGGTGGTTAGGGCAGTAAAGCGGGCTTTCGTAGTGGTTGATATGCCGTTTGGTTCTTACCAAGGCAATTCTTCAGAGGCGCTTCGCTCTGCTATTCGTATCATGAAGGAGTCTGGCGGACATGGTGTAAAGCTGGAAGGCGGCGCCGAGATAAAAGAATCTATTACCCGCATTCTGAGTGCAGGCGTACCAGTAATGGGCCACCTAGGATTAACACCACAGTCTATCTATAAATTTGGCACCTATACAGTACGTGCTAAAGAAGAGGCCGAAGCACAAAAACTGATAGAAGACGCGCAGTTGCTACAGGAGCTGGGTTGCTTTGCTATTGTGCTGGAGAAGATTCCTTCTGAGCTGGCTAAGCGTGTTGCCGAAACCTTACACATCCCGATTATTGGTATTGGTGCTGGCCCGCATGTAGATGGCCAGGTACTGGTAGTTCATGATATGTTGGGCATTACAAAAGAGTTTAAGCCACGTTTCCTGCGCCGCTACGCTGACCTGCACAGTATAATGACCGATGCTGTTCAGAACTATGTGAAGGATGTAAAAAACCGGGATTTCCCTTCCGAAGAAGAAGCGTACTAG
- a CDS encoding putative LPS assembly protein LptD: MTILLLLQFAVLSPLLVTGQRIPTRALRPVSNTPQDTIKQDSVNLSAPKGDIETTIKYSARDSIQFEVARKVVHLYGEAKINYGTMSLEAAYIQIDYETNSLTATSLKDSTGKDIGVPVFADGAETYSAKRIAYNYKTKRGRIAEVVTQQGEGYIHSEVVKKNEANEFFGLHNKYTTCNLAHPHFYINAGKIKAIPNDKVMSGPFNLVIGDIPTPLGFLFGLFPTPKNNRSSGVIVPSFGENAVRGFYLMNGGYYLALNDYIGTTITGDVYSLGGYDIRVNNDYRKRYSYQGNLGFEYNYFKNDEADVEQSKSTNEFGNQIPPTQRTFWVRWSHSPVAKPGKGRFTASVNAGSSQHNRISGNSRTSDYLAASFNSSISYQKTLQNSPFSYTVKLNQGQTDGGIMNFVLPDLNFSMSSVSLYEVLTKKTPTGRWFENFTLGYNVTARNEISNLTQPSRNSLGGVDVIGGTEEADTISLSDFTTLWENGRRSATHNFSIGLGSFKLFKYFNLSPSVSYSERWVDRKFTYEYNPDSNAVEVDTARFGRVYQYSAGASLSTNIYGTVYVRGKRVEAIRHMIRPSITYNYQPDFGDPYFGFYQNLYLGDDANGRPIYQQLSRFESGAPGVGLQSALSFGLQNNIEMKVKSKADTTGKKFEKVSIIDNFGIRGGYNFAADSLKLSQISMNMNTRLFKVVSINFNSSFNPYETDSLGRNIDRYLLSGPGFKPARLTNASLNLSANLNPQARRTQTSTPDNLPVLEQNLNPFEPNYVDFKIPWSLSFDYTLNFNRGIGNQPNTINNTVGLDGDVNLTDKWKVGYYASYDIMDQKISSARLDIYRDLHCWEMSVSWIPFGFQRGYNITINARSSLLRDLRLTKRSYTSGINFR, translated from the coding sequence TTGACAATTTTACTGCTGCTGCAGTTTGCCGTACTTTCTCCCTTGCTGGTGACAGGTCAGCGTATACCTACACGTGCTCTTCGGCCAGTGTCTAACACGCCACAAGACACAATCAAGCAAGATTCAGTTAACCTGTCGGCCCCGAAAGGCGACATTGAAACGACAATCAAATATTCTGCCAGAGACTCCATACAGTTTGAAGTAGCCCGCAAAGTGGTTCACCTATACGGCGAAGCCAAGATCAACTATGGCACTATGTCGCTGGAGGCTGCCTATATCCAGATCGATTACGAGACTAACTCTTTAACCGCTACTTCTCTTAAAGACTCTACAGGTAAGGATATTGGTGTGCCGGTTTTTGCCGATGGCGCCGAAACGTACTCAGCCAAACGCATTGCCTACAACTATAAAACCAAACGTGGCCGCATTGCTGAAGTAGTAACGCAGCAAGGCGAAGGTTATATACACTCTGAGGTGGTAAAAAAGAATGAGGCCAATGAATTTTTCGGGCTGCACAACAAGTATACAACCTGTAACCTGGCACACCCGCACTTTTATATAAATGCCGGTAAGATAAAGGCCATCCCTAACGACAAAGTAATGTCAGGACCATTCAACCTGGTAATAGGGGATATACCTACACCGCTTGGTTTCCTGTTCGGTTTATTTCCTACACCTAAAAATAATCGGTCTTCAGGGGTTATAGTACCCAGCTTTGGTGAAAACGCAGTTCGTGGTTTTTACCTGATGAACGGTGGCTATTACCTGGCTCTGAACGATTATATAGGTACAACTATAACCGGTGATGTATACTCGCTTGGTGGTTACGACATCCGGGTTAACAACGACTACAGAAAACGCTACTCTTACCAGGGTAATCTCGGTTTTGAATACAACTACTTTAAAAATGACGAGGCAGATGTAGAGCAATCGAAATCTACCAATGAATTTGGAAACCAGATTCCGCCGACGCAGCGCACATTTTGGGTAAGGTGGTCGCACAGCCCTGTAGCAAAACCCGGAAAAGGCCGGTTTACTGCAAGTGTAAACGCAGGTAGCTCCCAGCACAATCGAATCAGTGGCAACAGCCGCACTTCCGATTACCTGGCAGCATCCTTCAACTCAAGTATCTCTTATCAGAAAACGCTGCAAAACTCCCCTTTCAGCTACACTGTAAAGCTAAACCAGGGCCAGACGGATGGCGGCATCATGAACTTTGTGTTACCTGACTTAAACTTCAGTATGTCGTCGGTGAGTTTGTACGAGGTGTTAACAAAGAAAACACCTACCGGACGTTGGTTTGAGAATTTCACTTTAGGTTACAACGTTACAGCCCGAAACGAAATATCGAACCTGACACAGCCGAGCAGAAACAGCCTTGGCGGTGTAGATGTTATAGGAGGAACTGAGGAAGCGGATACGATCAGCTTATCTGACTTTACTACCTTATGGGAGAACGGCCGCCGGTCGGCAACACACAATTTCAGCATTGGCTTAGGTAGCTTTAAACTGTTCAAGTATTTTAACTTGTCGCCAAGTGTGAGTTATAGTGAGCGTTGGGTTGACAGAAAATTCACTTATGAGTATAACCCGGATTCTAATGCGGTAGAAGTAGATACTGCCAGATTTGGCAGGGTTTATCAGTACAGTGCAGGTGCCTCGCTCAGCACTAACATTTACGGTACGGTGTATGTACGCGGCAAGCGTGTAGAAGCCATCCGTCATATGATCAGGCCATCAATCACCTATAACTATCAGCCGGATTTTGGCGATCCATACTTCGGGTTTTACCAGAACCTGTATTTAGGCGATGACGCAAACGGACGTCCGATTTACCAGCAATTGAGCCGCTTTGAATCTGGTGCGCCTGGTGTCGGACTGCAAAGTGCCTTAAGCTTTGGTTTGCAAAATAACATCGAGATGAAAGTTAAATCGAAAGCAGATACGACAGGTAAGAAATTTGAGAAAGTAAGCATCATCGACAACTTTGGTATTCGCGGGGGCTACAACTTTGCAGCAGACTCTTTAAAGCTGAGCCAGATATCGATGAACATGAACACTCGCCTGTTTAAAGTGGTGAGTATTAACTTCAACTCATCGTTTAACCCATACGAAACCGACTCTCTGGGCCGGAACATTGACCGTTACCTGCTAAGCGGACCTGGATTTAAACCGGCTCGTTTAACCAATGCCAGCCTTAACCTGAGTGCTAACCTCAACCCACAGGCCCGGCGCACCCAGACATCTACCCCGGATAACCTGCCTGTACTGGAGCAGAACCTGAACCCGTTTGAGCCAAACTATGTGGATTTTAAAATTCCGTGGTCGTTAAGCTTTGACTATACCTTGAACTTTAACAGAGGCATTGGGAACCAGCCAAATACTATAAACAATACTGTAGGCTTAGATGGCGATGTAAACCTGACTGATAAATGGAAAGTAGGCTACTATGCCAGCTACGACATCATGGATCAGAAAATATCGAGTGCCCGACTGGATATTTACCGCGACCTGCACTGCTGGGAAATGAGCGTAAGCTGGATCCCGTTTGGTTTTCAGCGGGGGTATAACATTACAATTAATGCCAGATCATCCCTGCTGCGCGACCTCCGACTCACAAAGAGATCTTATACTTCAGGTATAAACTTCAGATAA
- a CDS encoding N-acetylmuramoyl-L-alanine amidase family protein — protein MRNIVTVSVLALVFFFLSSNKLEYRNDYRVRTVVIDAGHGGKDNGCNGKVSHEADVALSLALQVGKLIETNLPDVKVVYTRKTDTFVELIDRAGIANKNNADLFISIHLNSGPPAAYGTETYSMGLHTSKGNLDVAKRENSVILHEDNYKQNYGGFDPNSPQSHILFTLHQSAYMDNSLRFAQKVENEFKHRVGRSSRGVKQAGFLVLWKSYMPSVLIECGFLTNPTEEKFLNDKTGQSYMASGIYRAFKDYKRELEAMN, from the coding sequence GTGAGAAATATTGTTACTGTTTCAGTTTTAGCCCTGGTATTCTTCTTTCTTTCATCCAATAAGCTAGAATACCGAAACGACTATAGAGTTCGCACTGTGGTAATAGACGCTGGCCACGGCGGTAAGGATAATGGCTGTAATGGCAAAGTATCGCATGAAGCAGATGTTGCTTTAAGCCTTGCCTTGCAGGTAGGCAAACTTATTGAGACGAACCTACCGGATGTAAAGGTGGTGTATACCCGTAAAACGGATACGTTTGTGGAGCTTATAGACCGTGCCGGCATTGCGAACAAGAACAACGCAGATCTTTTTATTTCTATTCACCTGAACTCAGGGCCTCCGGCTGCTTATGGCACAGAGACCTACTCCATGGGACTTCATACCTCAAAAGGTAACCTTGATGTTGCCAAACGTGAGAACTCGGTAATCCTGCACGAAGATAACTATAAACAGAACTATGGTGGTTTCGATCCGAACTCCCCGCAAAGCCATATTTTATTTACCCTGCACCAGAGCGCTTACATGGATAACAGCCTGCGTTTTGCCCAGAAAGTAGAAAATGAATTTAAACATAGAGTTGGCCGCAGCAGCCGTGGTGTAAAGCAAGCCGGTTTCCTGGTACTCTGGAAATCCTATATGCCTAGTGTGCTGATAGAGTGTGGCTTCCTTACAAACCCTACTGAAGAAAAATTTCTTAACGATAAAACGGGGCAATCGTATATGGCTTCAGGTATATATCGCGCTTTCAAGGATTATAAGAGAGAACTGGAAGCTATGAACTAA